From the Osmerus eperlanus chromosome 19, fOsmEpe2.1, whole genome shotgun sequence genome, one window contains:
- the LOC134039353 gene encoding lissencephaly-1 homolog B gives MVLSQRQRDELNRAIADYLRSNGYEEAYSTFKKEAELDVNEEGDKKYAGLLEKKWTSVIRLQKKVMELESKLNEAKEEMTHGGPVAQKRDPKEWIPRPPERYALSGHRSPVTRVIFHPVFSVMVTASEDATIKVWDYEAGDFERTLKGHTDSVQDISFDQTGKLLASCSADMTIKLWDFQGFECVRTMHGHDHNVSSVAIMPNGDHIVSASRDKTIKMWEVATGYCVKTFTGHREWVRMVRPNQDGSLIASCSNDQTVRVWVTASKECKAELREHEHVVECIAWAPDSAHPTILEATGSESKKSGKPGPFLLSGSRDKTIKMWDISTGMCLMTLVGHDNWVRGVVVHPGGRFIVSCADDKTLRIWDYKNRRCMKTLCAHEHFVTSLDFHRSAPYVVTGSVDQTVKVWECR, from the exons ATGGTTCTCTCTCAGAGACAACGAGATGAACT AAACCGAGCGATAGCAGACTACCTCCGCTCCAACGGGTACGAGGAGGCGTACTCCACTTTCAAGAAGGAGGCAGAGTTAGATGTG AATGAAGAAGGAGACAAGAAGTACGCCGGACTTCTGGAAAAGAAATGGACCTCAGTCATCAGATTACAGAAGAAG gtgatGGAGCTGGAGTCGAAGCTGAACGAGGCCAAGGAGGAGATGACTCACGGGGGTCCGGTGGCCCAGAAGAGGGATCCCAAGGAGTGGATCCCCCGCCCCCCGGAGAGATACGCCCTAAGCGGCCATcgctcgcctgtcacgcgggtcATCTTCCACCCAGTCTTCTCTGTCATGGTCACGGCCTCTGAAGACGCCAccatcaag GTGTGGGACTATGAGGCTGGGGACTTTGAGCGCACCCTGAAGGGCCACACAGACTCTGTGCAGGACATCTCCTTCGACCAGACAGGCAAGCTGCTGGCCTCCTGCTCCGCAGACATGACCATCAAGCTGTGGGACTTCCAAGGCTTCGAGTGCGTCCGCACCATGCATG GTCACGACCACAATGTGTCGTCTGTAGCCATCATGCCCAACGGGGACCACATAGTCTCCGCCTCCCGAGACAAGACCATCAAGATGTGGGAGGTGGCCACTGG GTATTGCGTGAAGACGTTTACGGGCCACAGAGAGTGGGTGCGCATGGTTAGGCCCAACCAGGACGGTTCTCTGATCGCCAGCTGCTCCAACGACCAGacggtgcgtgtgtgggtgacgGCCTCCAAGGAGTGCAAGGCGGAGCTGCGGGAGCACGAGCACGTGGTGGAGTGCATCGCCTGGGCCCCCGACAGCGCCCACCCCACCATCCTGGAGGCCACTGGCTCCGAG AGTAAGAAGAGTGGGAAGCCTGGCCCATTCCTGCTGTCTGGCTCCAGGGATAAAACCATTAAGATGTGGGACATCAGCACTGGCATGTGCCTTATGACTCTG GTGGGCCATGATAACTGGGTACGTGGTGTGGTGGTCCACCCAGGAGGCAGGTTCATAGTGAGCTGTGCTGACGACAAGACCCTGAGGATCTGGGACTACAAGAACAGACGCTGCATGAAGACCCTGTGTGCCCACGAACACTTTGTTACCTCTCTGG ATTTCCACCGGTCTGCTCCCTATGTGGTGACGGGCAGCGTTGATCAGACAGTTAAAGTCTGGGAGTGTCGCTGA
- the mntb gene encoding MAX network transcriptional repressor b isoform X2, with protein sequence MSIDTLLEAARYLEWQAQQQQIAREEEQRREKAELHSREPEPWRVEVVTSSAQPIRFNHAPWGEESHHQHLHISPAPPPPPPPPSLPPPQVPIAVLPMVPIVTAAPSVPPLPLVTPVTVAPATSLNGSPPAKNGSSPTQQHPITHHLMCATQMKVEPNSLTPLTGVTPNQPQPQVQIPYPTTIITTSTASSQHALLPQQGPPTPQPRTNGMVMDDMRGLDGKRRPGGAGTREVHNKLEKNRRAHLKECFETLKKNVPNVDEKKTSNLSVLRSALRYIQTLKRKEKEYEHEMERLAREKIATQQRLAELKNELGQCMDVLEIDRVLRQTVQPEEDQASTSTASEGEEIFDQDIDEDVSPPPPSSLRKLPPPILQTQPLLTSHLSIQHTALPLSGVLTSPTLSAGHPPQAIAPAPATHPLLPPSIQVQPTVIAHAAVSHPSVIQAVNHVLPAKHLTHIAPSPGPPSSTPQPMAATVAAHQPMTAQPIGHITVHPVAHIPSHLYPQGVSVSQPTVVGHITHTFTHVQANPHANANGGQVKGAAMPGQGSPSLGKPTAVLTPHHQLVGQATVLNPVTMVTVPPFPVSTLKLA encoded by the exons ATGAGCATCGATACTCTTCTGGAGGCGGCCAGATATCTGGAATGGCAAGCCCAGCAACAACAGATTGCACGTG aggaggagcagagaagagagaaggcggAGCTTCACAGTCGAGAGCCTGAGCCCTGGAGAGTGGAGGTGGTGACTTCTTCCGCCCAGCCAATCAGGTTCAATCATGCCCCCTGGGGGGAGGAGTCGCACCATCAGCACTTGCAcatctccccagcccctcctccacctccaccccctccctctctccctccacctcaagTCCCTATCGCTGTCCTCCCCATGGTCCCCATTGTCACAGCAGCGCCCTCTGTCCCGCCCCTTCCCCTGGTCACACCTGTCACGGTCGCGCCGGCAACGTCGCTGAACGGCTCCCCGCCAGCCAAGAATGGCTCCTCCCCGACGCAGCAGCATCCAATCACACACCACCTGATGTGCGCCACCCAGATGAAGGTCGAGCCTAATTCGCTGACGCCGCTGACAGGTGTTACTCCCAACCAACCTCAGCCTCAGGTCCAGATTCCGTACCCGACCACTATCATCACCACCAGTACGGCCAGCTCCCAGCATGCTCTGCTTCCCCAGCAAGGCCCGCCCACTCCTCAACCTCGTACCAATGGAATGGTCATGGATGACATGAGAGGACTGGATGGGAAGAGACGACCAGGGGG AGCGGGAACAAGAGAGGTGCACAATAAGCTGGAGAAGAACAG acgAGCTCATCTGAAGGAGTGTTTTGAGACGCTGAAGAAGAACGTTCCTAACGTGGACGAGAAGAAGACGTCGAACCTCAGTGTTCTCCGCAGTGCTCTGCGCTACATACAG ACTCTAAAGCGCAAGGAGAAAGAGTACGAGCATGAGATGGAGCGCCTGGCGCGAGAGAAGATTGCCACGCAGCAGAGACTGGCTGAGCTGAAGAATGAGCTCGGCCAGTGCATGGATGTTCTGGAGATAGACCGGGTTCTCCGACAGACAGTCCAGCCAGAGGAGGACCAGGCGTCCACATCCACTGCCTCAG aaggggaggagatcttTGACCAGGACATTGATGAGGATGTGtcacctcctccgccctcctcgtTGCGCAAGCTGCCTCCGCCCATCCTGCAGACCCAACCACTCCTCACTTCTCACCTGTCCATCCAGCacacagccctccccctctcgggTGTCCTGACCAGCCCGACCCTCTCGGCCGGCCACCCCCCTCAGGCCATCGCTCCGGCACCGGCCActcaccccctcctgcctccatccatTCAAGTACAGCCCACTGTCATCGCCCATGCCGCTGTTTCCCACCCATCAGTCATCCAGGCTGTCAATCATGTCCTCCCAGCCAAGCATCTGACACACATCGCCCCTTCTCCTGGCCCCCCTTCATCCACCCCTCAACCAATGGCAGCCACTGTTGCGGCTCACCAGCCAATGACTGCCCAGCCCATTGGACACATCACTGTCCACCCTGTAGCTCACATACCCTCCCACCTCTACCCCCAGGGCGTGTCTGTTTCCCAGCCAACTGTGGTGGGCCACATAACCCACACCTTCACCCACGTCCAGGCTAACCCCCATGCTAACGCTAACGGAGGCCAGGTCAAGGGTGCTGCCATGCCTGGCCAGGGGAGCCCATCCTTGGGGAAGCCCACCGCTGTCCTTACCCCCCACCACCAGCTAGTTGGACAGGCCACCGTCCTTAACCCTGTCACCATGGTGACTGTTCCGCCATTCCCTGTGAGCACGCTCAAACTGGCTTGA
- the mntb gene encoding MAX network transcriptional repressor b isoform X1 translates to MSIDTLLEAARYLEWQAQQQQIAREEEQRREKAELHSREPEPWRVEVVTSSAQPIRFNHAPWGEESHHQHLHISPAPPPPPPPPSLPPPQVPIAVLPMVPIVTAAPSVPPLPLVTPVTVAPATSLNGSPPAKNGSSPTQQHPITHHLMCATQMKVEPNSLTPLTGVTPNQPQPQVQIPYPTTIITTSTASSQHALLPQQGPPTPQPRTNGMVMDDMRGLDGKRRPGGLYLFFRAGTREVHNKLEKNRRAHLKECFETLKKNVPNVDEKKTSNLSVLRSALRYIQTLKRKEKEYEHEMERLAREKIATQQRLAELKNELGQCMDVLEIDRVLRQTVQPEEDQASTSTASEGEEIFDQDIDEDVSPPPPSSLRKLPPPILQTQPLLTSHLSIQHTALPLSGVLTSPTLSAGHPPQAIAPAPATHPLLPPSIQVQPTVIAHAAVSHPSVIQAVNHVLPAKHLTHIAPSPGPPSSTPQPMAATVAAHQPMTAQPIGHITVHPVAHIPSHLYPQGVSVSQPTVVGHITHTFTHVQANPHANANGGQVKGAAMPGQGSPSLGKPTAVLTPHHQLVGQATVLNPVTMVTVPPFPVSTLKLA, encoded by the exons ATGAGCATCGATACTCTTCTGGAGGCGGCCAGATATCTGGAATGGCAAGCCCAGCAACAACAGATTGCACGTG aggaggagcagagaagagagaaggcggAGCTTCACAGTCGAGAGCCTGAGCCCTGGAGAGTGGAGGTGGTGACTTCTTCCGCCCAGCCAATCAGGTTCAATCATGCCCCCTGGGGGGAGGAGTCGCACCATCAGCACTTGCAcatctccccagcccctcctccacctccaccccctccctctctccctccacctcaagTCCCTATCGCTGTCCTCCCCATGGTCCCCATTGTCACAGCAGCGCCCTCTGTCCCGCCCCTTCCCCTGGTCACACCTGTCACGGTCGCGCCGGCAACGTCGCTGAACGGCTCCCCGCCAGCCAAGAATGGCTCCTCCCCGACGCAGCAGCATCCAATCACACACCACCTGATGTGCGCCACCCAGATGAAGGTCGAGCCTAATTCGCTGACGCCGCTGACAGGTGTTACTCCCAACCAACCTCAGCCTCAGGTCCAGATTCCGTACCCGACCACTATCATCACCACCAGTACGGCCAGCTCCCAGCATGCTCTGCTTCCCCAGCAAGGCCCGCCCACTCCTCAACCTCGTACCAATGGAATGGTCATGGATGACATGAGAGGACTGGATGGGAAGAGACGACCAGGGGG CTTATATCTATTCTTCAGAGCGGGAACAAGAGAGGTGCACAATAAGCTGGAGAAGAACAG acgAGCTCATCTGAAGGAGTGTTTTGAGACGCTGAAGAAGAACGTTCCTAACGTGGACGAGAAGAAGACGTCGAACCTCAGTGTTCTCCGCAGTGCTCTGCGCTACATACAG ACTCTAAAGCGCAAGGAGAAAGAGTACGAGCATGAGATGGAGCGCCTGGCGCGAGAGAAGATTGCCACGCAGCAGAGACTGGCTGAGCTGAAGAATGAGCTCGGCCAGTGCATGGATGTTCTGGAGATAGACCGGGTTCTCCGACAGACAGTCCAGCCAGAGGAGGACCAGGCGTCCACATCCACTGCCTCAG aaggggaggagatcttTGACCAGGACATTGATGAGGATGTGtcacctcctccgccctcctcgtTGCGCAAGCTGCCTCCGCCCATCCTGCAGACCCAACCACTCCTCACTTCTCACCTGTCCATCCAGCacacagccctccccctctcgggTGTCCTGACCAGCCCGACCCTCTCGGCCGGCCACCCCCCTCAGGCCATCGCTCCGGCACCGGCCActcaccccctcctgcctccatccatTCAAGTACAGCCCACTGTCATCGCCCATGCCGCTGTTTCCCACCCATCAGTCATCCAGGCTGTCAATCATGTCCTCCCAGCCAAGCATCTGACACACATCGCCCCTTCTCCTGGCCCCCCTTCATCCACCCCTCAACCAATGGCAGCCACTGTTGCGGCTCACCAGCCAATGACTGCCCAGCCCATTGGACACATCACTGTCCACCCTGTAGCTCACATACCCTCCCACCTCTACCCCCAGGGCGTGTCTGTTTCCCAGCCAACTGTGGTGGGCCACATAACCCACACCTTCACCCACGTCCAGGCTAACCCCCATGCTAACGCTAACGGAGGCCAGGTCAAGGGTGCTGCCATGCCTGGCCAGGGGAGCCCATCCTTGGGGAAGCCCACCGCTGTCCTTACCCCCCACCACCAGCTAGTTGGACAGGCCACCGTCCTTAACCCTGTCACCATGGTGACTGTTCCGCCATTCCCTGTGAGCACGCTCAAACTGGCTTGA